From Xenopus laevis strain J_2021 chromosome 7L, Xenopus_laevis_v10.1, whole genome shotgun sequence, one genomic window encodes:
- the mtg1.L gene encoding mitochondrial ribosome-associated GTPase 1 isoform X2 → MMRLSWLLRRSFDFGEREVAHWFPGHMAKGLKQMKTKLKNIDCIVEIHDARISFMIKRILAQLKQQGVGKVIFTNCLKDQNIKQVVPAISELIGCSQRFHREESTETCIMVIGVPNVGKSSLINALRRTHLRKGKASKVGAEPGITRSVLTKIQVAESPLLFLLDTPGVLSPRIESVETGMKLALCGTILDHLVGEDILADYLLYILNEQMQHRYVEHYGLEKPCADIETLLKRIALKLGKTQKVKAITGVGDVNITVPNYNAAAYDFIRTFRRGQLGVVMLD, encoded by the exons ATGATGAGACTTTCATGGCTCCTTCGAAGGAGCTTCGATTTTGGTGAAAGAGAAGTGGCGCACTGGTTCCCCGGGCATATGGCAAAGG GACtcaaacaaatgaaaaccaagctGAAAAACATTGACTGCATAGTCGAAATTCATGATGCCAGAATATCCTTTATGATAAAG aggATCCTTGCACAACTAAAGCAGCAGGGTGTTGGGAAAGTTATTTTTACCAACTGTTTGAAGGATCAAAACATCAAGCAG GTTGTTCCAGCAATTTCAGAGCTCATTGGATGTAGCCAGCGATTTCACAGAGAAGAG AGCACAGAAACTTGCATTATGGTTATTGGAGTTCCCAATGTGGGAAAGTCATCTCTTATAAATGCTCTGCGAAGAACACATCTCCGGAAAG GAAAAGCCTCGAAAGTAGGAGCTGAGCCAGGTATTACGCGTTCTGTCCTTACCAAAATCCAG GTGGCAGAGTCTCCCCTGCTCTTTCTTCTTGATACTCCTGGAGTGCTGTCTCCTAGAATTGAATCTGTTGAAACAGGAATGAAGCTAGCATTGTGTG GCACAATTCTTGATCATCTGGTTGGAGAAGATATACTGGCTGATTACCTGCTGTACATCCTGAACGAGCAGATGCAGCACAG atATGTGGAACATTATGGATTGGAAAAGCCATGTGCAGACATTGAAACTCTCTTAAAAAGAATTGCCTTGAAGTTGGGTAAAACTCAGAAAGTAAAAGCCATCACAGGTGTTG GAGACGTGAATATTACAGTGCCGAACTACAATGCCGCTGCTTATGATTTCATCCGTACTTTCCGAAGAGGTCAGCTGGGAGTGGTGATGCTGGACTAA
- the mtg1.L gene encoding mitochondrial ribosome-associated GTPase 1 isoform X1 codes for MMRLSWLLRRSFDFGEREVAHWFPGHMAKGLKQMKTKLKNIDCIVEIHDARIPLSGRNPIFQDNLGIKPHLLILNKMDLADLTQQKRILAQLKQQGVGKVIFTNCLKDQNIKQVVPAISELIGCSQRFHREESTETCIMVIGVPNVGKSSLINALRRTHLRKGKASKVGAEPGITRSVLTKIQVAESPLLFLLDTPGVLSPRIESVETGMKLALCGTILDHLVGEDILADYLLYILNEQMQHRYVEHYGLEKPCADIETLLKRIALKLGKTQKVKAITGVGDVNITVPNYNAAAYDFIRTFRRGQLGVVMLD; via the exons ATGATGAGACTTTCATGGCTCCTTCGAAGGAGCTTCGATTTTGGTGAAAGAGAAGTGGCGCACTGGTTCCCCGGGCATATGGCAAAGG GACtcaaacaaatgaaaaccaagctGAAAAACATTGACTGCATAGTCGAAATTCATGATGCCAGA ATTCCACTTTCTGGACGTAACCCCATCTTTCAGGACAATTTGGGAATTAAACCTCATCTGCTTATTCTTAACAAGATGGACCTAGCTGATCTCACACAGCAAAAA aggATCCTTGCACAACTAAAGCAGCAGGGTGTTGGGAAAGTTATTTTTACCAACTGTTTGAAGGATCAAAACATCAAGCAG GTTGTTCCAGCAATTTCAGAGCTCATTGGATGTAGCCAGCGATTTCACAGAGAAGAG AGCACAGAAACTTGCATTATGGTTATTGGAGTTCCCAATGTGGGAAAGTCATCTCTTATAAATGCTCTGCGAAGAACACATCTCCGGAAAG GAAAAGCCTCGAAAGTAGGAGCTGAGCCAGGTATTACGCGTTCTGTCCTTACCAAAATCCAG GTGGCAGAGTCTCCCCTGCTCTTTCTTCTTGATACTCCTGGAGTGCTGTCTCCTAGAATTGAATCTGTTGAAACAGGAATGAAGCTAGCATTGTGTG GCACAATTCTTGATCATCTGGTTGGAGAAGATATACTGGCTGATTACCTGCTGTACATCCTGAACGAGCAGATGCAGCACAG atATGTGGAACATTATGGATTGGAAAAGCCATGTGCAGACATTGAAACTCTCTTAAAAAGAATTGCCTTGAAGTTGGGTAAAACTCAGAAAGTAAAAGCCATCACAGGTGTTG GAGACGTGAATATTACAGTGCCGAACTACAATGCCGCTGCTTATGATTTCATCCGTACTTTCCGAAGAGGTCAGCTGGGAGTGGTGATGCTGGACTAA